In Chryseobacterium oranimense, a single window of DNA contains:
- a CDS encoding group III truncated hemoglobin: protein MKKLESREDIEHLVNSFYAKVVKDETIGFFFNDVAKVNWDRHLPKMYSFWESILFGQMSYKGNPMGVHFPINEIQAMEQKHFDRWLELWKTTVEDNFVGENADMAIYKSENIAKLMAFKMELARRL from the coding sequence ATGAAAAAGTTGGAATCAAGAGAAGATATTGAACACCTTGTGAATTCATTTTATGCGAAAGTCGTTAAAGATGAAACGATCGGTTTTTTCTTTAATGATGTGGCCAAAGTAAATTGGGACAGGCATCTTCCGAAAATGTATTCATTCTGGGAATCTATCCTTTTTGGGCAGATGAGCTACAAAGGAAATCCTATGGGCGTTCATTTTCCGATTAATGAGATTCAGGCAATGGAACAAAAACATTTTGACCGCTGGCTTGAACTCTGGAAAACAACGGTTGAAGATAATTTCGTCGGAGAAAATGCCGACATGGCTATTTATAAATCCGAAAACATCGCCAAGCTGATGGCCTTCAAAATGGAGCTTGCGAGAAGGCTGTAA
- a CDS encoding calcium:proton antiporter, whose protein sequence is MRLKEFLHYTYIFPVLAVGYYFSGLMGTGVLYDIIAGILLTGSVLSAVHHAEVVAHKVGEPFGTIILALCITIIEVALIISLMVAGGDQAITLARDTVFAAVMIILNGILGICILVGGVKYHEQFFARTSATTYLVSIVSILVLTLVLPNFTSSVNGPFYNEAQLIFISIACLVIYGIFLMVQTVRHRSYFIVPDEHPEEHYIPSLKKTLISFGFLVVCLIIVVLMAKGLSGTIENMVQSIGAPKSLVGVIIAGVVLLPEGVAAIRAARSNQIQSSLNLALGSALASIGLTIPAVSVVCIVYDIPLVLGLDKKDIILLSLSVFIVMLSLSRGKTNVLYGTVLLVNLAAYIFTVIVP, encoded by the coding sequence ATGAGATTAAAAGAATTTTTACATTATACGTATATTTTCCCTGTTCTGGCTGTGGGGTATTATTTTTCCGGATTAATGGGAACCGGGGTGTTGTATGACATTATTGCAGGGATTCTTCTTACCGGAAGTGTCTTATCTGCAGTACATCACGCAGAAGTGGTAGCCCATAAAGTAGGCGAGCCGTTCGGAACCATTATTCTTGCACTCTGTATCACTATTATTGAAGTGGCGCTTATCATCTCGCTGATGGTAGCCGGCGGAGATCAGGCGATCACGCTGGCCAGAGATACTGTTTTTGCAGCCGTCATGATTATTCTTAACGGAATTCTGGGGATCTGCATCCTGGTAGGTGGTGTAAAATACCATGAACAGTTCTTTGCAAGAACTTCAGCTACCACTTATCTGGTAAGTATTGTTTCAATTCTTGTGCTTACCCTCGTCCTTCCCAATTTTACATCAAGCGTCAACGGACCTTTCTATAACGAAGCTCAGCTCATTTTCATTTCTATTGCATGTCTGGTAATTTATGGTATTTTCCTGATGGTGCAGACCGTACGTCACAGAAGTTACTTTATTGTTCCTGATGAACATCCTGAAGAGCATTATATCCCTTCACTGAAAAAAACACTGATCAGCTTTGGCTTTCTGGTGGTATGCCTGATTATTGTTGTACTGATGGCCAAAGGCCTTTCCGGAACCATTGAAAATATGGTGCAGAGCATTGGTGCCCCGAAATCCCTGGTAGGGGTAATTATTGCAGGAGTTGTTCTCCTTCCTGAAGGAGTAGCTGCTATTCGTGCAGCGAGAAGTAACCAGATACAATCCAGCTTAAATCTGGCACTAGGATCAGCTTTAGCAAGTATCGGGCTTACAATCCCTGCAGTATCAGTTGTATGTATCGTCTATGATATTCCATTGGTATTGGGGCTTGATAAAAAGGATATTATTCTGCTTTCCCTGTCTGTATTTATAGTAATGCTTTCTTTAAGCCGGGGAAAAACGAACGTTTTGTACGGAACCGTTTTACTGGTCAACCTTGCAGCCTATATTTTTACCGTTATTGTTCCCTGA
- a CDS encoding DUF6122 family protein, protein MALPDIALLKTCTHYFLHLVFPVFIALIFFRENWKKAYCIMLATMLVDLDHIFANPVFDPSRNSIGFHILHSYYAIAVYFLLLFFKGNIRIIAVGLLFHMLTDFLDFNLWMH, encoded by the coding sequence ATGGCTCTACCTGACATTGCACTGCTGAAAACATGCACCCATTATTTTTTACATCTGGTTTTCCCGGTTTTCATTGCGCTGATTTTTTTCCGGGAAAACTGGAAGAAGGCTTATTGCATTATGCTGGCTACCATGCTGGTGGATCTGGACCATATTTTTGCCAATCCTGTTTTTGATCCATCAAGAAATAGTATTGGTTTTCATATTTTACATTCCTACTATGCCATTGCGGTGTATTTTTTGCTGCTGTTTTTTAAAGGAAATATCAGAATTATAGCCGTTGGTCTTTTGTTTCATATGCTGACGGATTTTCTGGATTTTAACCTGTGGATGCACTAA